The sequence ttataaCTTTGTCCTTGGCTATATATCATTGAATTCGCTTGACTAATCCTTTGGGTACGATTAAAAAACCAATGAAACAATTTATTATTGGGTTAGCTATagttttataaagaaaatataatgctaaaaaataataaaataaatggcaTTCGGTTTTAAATACTACAAAATAtatgacaattattttatttggtcTATACAAAGATCTAAAGCATTTAAGCTTTTCATAAAAATTTAGTTTCATTTGTAAAAGCAGTATGAGGTCCATCTTTCCGATCCGTTTTATAATTCAATTTAGACGAGTACATGGCATACATGAGCAACAGGCTGGTCCCATAACGCTTCGGCCATAACAATGagaatgaaaataaaaaataatcataTAATATAGTTGAGCACACGCAGCACCGAGCAAATTGAGGCAAGCACGGCAGACTCGCAGGAGCCACTGCGATGATATTTCTGCCATTGTTTGAGGCCAGCCGAGGGGCGACTGAGGGGGCAGAGGAGGGGCGACGCAACAGTTGACTTTTATGCACGACATGTCGCAGCGCGGCTTTGTGCCCCACTCGGCTTACTCCTCCACTGCTGCATAGTTGCAACCTGATATGGAATTTGCATTGCAGTTGAGCTGGCGCACAACgcggcgtatgagtaatgcCCGTAACAATGCCCATAATTGTCACTGTTTGGGAAAGGTGGTGGCAGGTGAGCGAGTTGGCACTGCGGTTGCACTTGCCGCAGCCCTGGTAAAAATGTAACAAGTACTCGAAGAACGGACTCATTAAAATTTGTATCACTCTGTAAGCTAACACATTTGACATTCAACGAgtttaaatacataaattataCTTTAATTGCTTTCGGAGCCTATTATCTTCGTTTGATCCCTTACCAAAAccaaatgttgttttgcaACGAGCCCCGCAATTTATTCAAAACTTTTTCCGCTATCCAAATAAACACACAAACAACAAATAAATTCATTGTCTAGACTGGCCGCAATTGTTGTGTAACCCTTAACATTGTTTTAGCCACAACCATATATCATTCCGCATGTGGCATGGCATATTAGCGCTGGTTTTTCCAACATTTTCACACATTTTCGTTTCTGTACAAATTACGTGCATTATTACATTATTGCGGAACAAAAGTGAAAGGCAACAATGGCTGAACCCTTTTCGCTGGGGGATTTTCGAGATGGGGGTGTTTTTCGGGGCTTTGGCATTATGAAAACGCTTTAAGCAGAAAATTGGATTTTTTCATCTTGAatggaaaacaaaacaacaacaaaaaacgaGGCGGGGCAATAACAGTAAAGCCCCCGGTAgctacaaaaaataataagtaTTAAACATCGCCCGAAAGAGTGgcgaaacaaaaaataaatgttagaTATGCTGACAAAGGTAATACAATAAATACGAAATGACGTTGTTGCCACGGCTGCTGTTAATGTTAAATTTTACGTAGCATACTTTCCGGCACCATCGAGGTGGGCCAAGGGCTGTGGGCGTGGTCGGGGGCGGTAGTGGGAGTGGCAGGCAGGTCGAGGTGAGTCCTCTTTTTTGGTAGTTCGTAATCGTGCTGATTGTTCTTTTCTGTTTGGGTTCTTTAATTTCATTCGAGGccattcttatttatttaacattagtttttattttacgAGCCATAAAGAGGCAACACTTATGTACTATGTACACTTGCCAGCAGAAACGAGAACAATGCAAAAATCGTCGAGCATAagcaaacaaaattaaaacgaTCTTAAACTGTAAATTGGATTTTCTTCTGGTTTATAGTTAGGCATAAATCAAGGGCACACAGGCCTAATTGTTTAATCAAGAGTGTAAACGGCGATAAACCTGGGCCATAAAAGATAACCCACTGATAAGCCACCGTCTTACGAGAACTCTGACTCACTTGCCCCAGGAATACACACGAAATTCCATTCCGGGCATGTGTTTGCCCACAATAAAACCCCACCGAAAAATCACTAAAGATAACGAGTTGGCGAGTGGCACTGGAACTAGAACTGCAATTGCGATGGGGAACTGCAATGGCAATCGGCACATAAAACGGGCCAGATCTGCGCATTCCGTTCGTAAACACATCAGAATCCAATTGGCTGCACGTTTGTGCGGCAGACCACGCCAAAAAGCTCTTACACCGCCGGCCATTTTGTTGCAGCTCGTACATATTGGCATTAGACTAATCCAGAGTACCGCACGCAACAACTTAGTTATTGGCCATGGCCGAAAGCAGTCGGCACAAGTCCTGGAATTGCCACTGAACTAGGGCACTGGAAAAAATTGGTTCGAATAATATGAAGCCTTGCTCTTATTTGGATTATCTTATTTAAGTATTATGAAATGTAAATGTAAGTACTATAAATAGCCCCATCAAAATTTGACTTTTGCTAAGTTAAACACTTATTTTGGTAGACATTTGCGACATTTCTTTTCATAAATCTAACAAAAGTATTTCTTAAACCGTAATAAATTCATACAAAGGCCAGTAGATTCCaagaaaatttaaagtttaagcATACTTCTgcaagtatgtaacaggtagttgaagtagccatgtccgtctgacccTCCGTCCATATTATCGTTGACTACTCCGTAACTATAAAAATTAGaaagcatgcagattctagaggTTCTTGCGCAGTGCTCAACACTAAAAATTGTCTAGCGACCACATTTTTGAAGATTTTAAAACAAGGTAAACTGAAATCTTCTTTTTTTAACTAAATGATGACAATCGCATTGTTATTTTGAAAGTTATGACCAACTAAGTTAAACTGATGTAGTAGCACAATAGAAATTCcttaaagttttattttatatgaAATTTGAAATAGGCGAATCATTGGACTATGGCGTTTCTTCTTGCTTAACTCGTTGTTATTGGTTAAAACATTTGTAAACAAAGGaatgtaattaaaataaaaaatattttctgtaGTAACatcttaaattatattaatttacATATTGTGGTAAAATGTGATACTATTAGGTTGCACTTTTAAGATAATCATTTTGTGTATGAATAACGATTTTGGCAATGAATTTTTGGTAGTGCGTTCTACTTGGGCTTTGAACCGCGTTTTTTGGCCCAGAGCAGACGGAATGGTGACGCACATTAGCCGATAGTGCGACTCCATCCATGACCCCCGGTCTCCACCCCATTTAATGTGCAACAGCGAAAAGTTGAACGTGCTGGCAGCTAAATTCCTCTTTCATCCTCTCCTTGgcaacacacacactcgcacacacacacacactcactaACTGATGGCCATTATCAGCATCATTATGTGGCATTAGGAGCCGCGCCACGAGGATGATGATGTTGTTGCAGCTTAAAGTTGTATGCGATTTATTTGCGGTAACCCCTCGTTTTTCCACCCTTCCAGTacgcgagtgtgtgtgtgaaaaAGTGCATTTAAGCTCATTTAAATAGCATAAATTAAGATGCTTAAGCTCATTAGgtggaaatttttaattagcaAAACTGGACCGAAGCCTTGTAATGACCAACGACTGGCAGGTGGCCGCTTATCATCCGCGGACCAAAGGCAAAGGGCAGCTTATCACTCAATTGAAGGCCAAAAATTATACTAATTACGCAGCTAATGCAGTTCCTATAATCATAATGTGAAATGACGTCGGCAGATAAGCTTTATTTTCGAGGAATAGTAAATTACaacaaatactttttataaatatttgacTTTGTTCTGCCTTGCTTCCAGTACCaaccaaaaatatttgagTATATAAATTATTTCGTAAAAATTTAATGGTCCGTcctaaaaattaatatttatactcGATTTAAGATAAGCATAATAATGTTAATATGGGTAATCTTATTGTAATTATCTTTAATGGGAAACGATTTCagataagaaatttattttcaatgcTTGAATGACTTTGAAAAGTTTAGTTCTGAGAGTAATTATCAAAGTCAGGcattcatttaaaaaattttctatttCCTTTACAGAATTCACTACTGCTTGGCAATAGTTTAATACCGGaaagttatgggccttaaaATGGAGAGTGAATTTGCGAATAATTTCTAATGAATCATGTGCTCCGGTAATCAAACGTTGCCATACCAACTAGGGCACGTGACTCACGATAAGCCCGGCGTACTTAGGACGGTTTCCATAGAACGGGCCTGATAAACAAAGCACTTGACTCTCGGGTTAATACCAATTGAGTAGACATAAGGCTGCCAGGCAGCCTTCCCTTCACACGTCTTTGAGAAGTCTTTGAGTAATCCTTGCATATTACACAGGTGGGCTGGTTGTCCTTGGTGGTGCCACTCCCAGCTGGAGATAAGCAGGTTAAAGCTCGGGAATATTATTAAAGTATGGGCTGGGAGTCTTAAGTCCCTGAAAGGGATTGCATATTTGGTTTAAAAGGAAACaacaaagagtttttaatttttatttacatgaCTGAATACCTTACTTATACTTATATTTTTTCGATACACccaaattttttaatacctaaacacaaaaattaggtcttattttaaagttaaagttaaagttaaataattttttattttagcgttaaatatataaaaagtcGTATCTAATACTAAACTTGCCCCTTTAAATTCTAACAAATAAACCTTAACTGAATGAGCCTTAATAAAAGTTAAAGTTTAGTTCAGGAAAAATTACTCCTACGTTAGTTTGATTTGATCCAATTAAGCATTAACCAATTTCAAGATAAAGGCGTCATCTAAAAGGCACTGACAACATATGTTGTCAACTAATTAAAACAATACACGAAGGCGTATTTATCTCTTTTTCGCTGACGTCGTCGCACATGCTTTATTTATcaataactttttaataaatgttGTTATCTTTCTAAATATGTTGACAGATACTAACAGCTAATAAATTTGATtgacatttaatttaaatccaataataaaaatcaaaaaagaaTTTCAATTATAATAttggttttttctttttgtgaGAGAGAAAATCTACGTTCACACGGACGGACTGAGCCTGATACTTTATAGGCTTCATATGTAACACGATTTGTACAAATGTTAATACTAAGTGTGcctaaacttattttttttgaaaaaatatttattaagttTCTTTACCGGCTCAGAAGATTTAAGAATATTAATTTAGGTTTTTCCCCTTCGTTTTAAAATCGGATCAAAGTCAAATCTAGTTGGACAAAAAGTAAAATCAGAACAGATCTTATAGTCACGAAGGTTTCCTTCTACCTGTCGCATACGATTACATGCAATATCTTAAATCAGCTCATTTTCCAACAGTCAGTTCTTTAATATCTCATTCAGCCAACGGGGTTATCACCTTATGTTCGACTGCCAATACGCGATGATTGATTGAGCACTCCGTCCATCACTCGGCTGTGCCTTAATAAACTGTGCAGCAGTGGCAGCCATATCAGCGGGTGTCACATTGTTGCAACACAGGGGACCCGCTCGAATAGTGTCAATCAGGTAATGGAATTGTCGCGGGCTGGCTGGCGTGGGTTCTGGCCAACTCGTGCTTACACTCAATCATTGATAATGCGTTGGAAAATAGCCACAAGAAAAGTGACCAGCAATCGGGGAGTGGACTGCCATAATTGTGTTTCGGTTATTCGCCGATTACCGCCTCTCATCGGCGATAAGCCAGCCAGGTTACCACCATTCTATCAAAGGCTGTTGGCCACAATCGCAAAGTGGTTCCGAGCGTGTGATAAAAAATGTAGGCACAAAGATTATGGAGCTCTCTCCCGTGATATTTTGCCTCGTTTTCAGCGAGTGTATGGGTGTATTGTTTAGATTAGCCCCGGTCTAATTGGCCATAGAGCTCAACAGGTCTTAGGCGATCGCACAGTTCTTTCTGCACCTCTGAGGTGGCAGGTCGCGAAACTTTTAGTGACTCCCATTAGAAACTTTGAATTTTCCTGCTCTAGTGTAAGTGCCGCGATCCATAGCGAAAGTATCCTTGATTCACTTTCAAGGACCAAAGTGTTAATTAGCTCtgaagtttattttttaaccaCTTGTGCATAATTTAATGAATGTTTTGAGAGTCATACGCCACGTAGGCAATCTTGTTGCTAATGCTTGTGTTCTTAACTCCCGTGCCATTTCTTGGCACACACACTTATCATCAGCTCCCTTAGGGTTAACAACGCGAGGTTATCAATGTTGTCCGAGATAAGCACTAAATGGTTATAAATTAAGTGTTCCGTTCGCAAAGAAACTCTTAAAACCAACTAATTTTCACGTAATTATTCAAAATTGCATTAGCCCTAATGGTAATTTCTTAAATGATAACGTATCTTTATTAATCTCTGATAATCACTCGCCAACATGCATTAAACTTCGATTTTCATTTACCTGACACTAATATGGAACTATAAATGCTTTATTTGAGCTATATGGCGCCATTAATGCCCGTGTGACGTCAGAGCACGTGATGGATCATGTGGGGCGAACAAAATTGAACCACTCAAACGTCAAGTTGAAGATTGCCACACAACCGATTGCGGCTTCGATTATATTTTTACGGCCCACGAACGGATTTCTTAATGAGACCCGTAACTCCGCCTGCAATCCGAAGCGCAATCCCCAGTGAACCCGTAATTGCGGACATAAACCAGCGGGAAATACAACTGGCAATGGGTGTCAGGCTTTGGCCATCCGATAATCAGACATTTGCGTGAAGTTTGCCCCCGAAGATTTATGGCCAACTTAAAGGCAATTGTCTGGTCTGTGCAGATTTATGGCTAAGACTGATGAACAAAACTGAAACCGATAAGCTCGGACCTGCACTGATTTATCCGCAGATGGCCAACGGCAACGCCCAGTCAGTTGCACCCTATCAGTTCTTTGAACCGTTTGTGCCAACAATGTTGCTTAAATGTTTGTAAATATAATTTCATAAGGTTGATTCCCAATTTCATTTTACAAACACGAAAaatttttattacatttaaataatCAACAAATTGAGAGGATGTTTGTACAATGCTCAAGGCAATAACTTATTTGCATATCCAGGAGCTATaattttattgcatttcattATTTCCCATTAGTTTTAATAGActtgtataaatatttatttactgaAACAATATTGTAGACATTTAAGAATATGTAAAACGAGTTATTGGCTGTCTTCTCAATCATCAACCAGTTAGTGCCAATAATCTAAAACTATTGGAAAAAGTTGCTTATCTTTCTAATTGCCTAACAATTTATGGAGCAATAAAGAAATCAACAAGGTTTCCATTCAATTCCGTTAATATGATACCCACTTCCCGTCTCTGTAAATCAAGTCTCTCGTATCTAGTCGAAACTATCAAAAAATAGGTAAAGGCCGCAGACTGCGCGTCTTTTTATCAGGCAGTCGAGAGCGAGAGTCAATCATGATTTTATGGCCAGGCAGGCGTGGCGAAATCACGGGCAGACAGTGGTCTAACCATAAATATCCACAATCTGGCCTGCCCAAAATGGTTATCAGAAGACACTGCACAGGTCCTGGGCGAGTAATAAGCGTTTAATGCAATAAAAGACTTACGGGCTTATTTATAAACCTACTGATTGCCGGTAATTGttaataatttcaaataattaaTGCGCTCAGCGGTCAACGCCCACTCCAGATAGGGCCCGAATGCCAGTAGATAACCAGCGGAACGATCTCGATAGACGAGGCAACCTCTAATCTAATCTCTTCGGTTAGGTTCTGTTCTGAATTGTTGAGTTCCACTTAGATGATTGATTGCGACATTGGCAGGGACTACATTGAAGTGGACCGCCTATAAACAATGTGCGTCAGTCGGATCAACAATGTTCAAACCCTTTGGCAGACAACAGACCCATTAAAGCTCGTCAAAACAACTCATTATCCTAGCTGATAAGTAAAGTGTGAAAAATTGGTTGGTTGATCTATTAAATTATGCATTAATAATGCAAAAATGCATTAATAATTGTAATTtccttgttatttattttaaacaacaCTTTTTTGagatttattaaattttttaaagtgccttagaatttattttaacttttccTTATTCTTTATTGTGATCAAACAAATTATAGTTTGATAAATTCCGTTGATAAAGTCTCAGCCATGACTAAGTTTTCCTATCGTTCTGACACTtgttataaacaaattttatacgCAACGGCCCTCTTTATCATAGGAGGAAATTTCGGTGACTATTACTACGTTTGATCACATGCCTCGcttaacaataaaaatgattgGTGTTGCTGAAAATACCttcttttatttcaaaataaattaaccATAAACACAATAATgagttaaatatttatgtgcCTCATAAATTACAAAAGTACCGAGAATGTTTGGACAAACTTGAGTCTAGTTAATTATATATGTTGTATAACTTGAGTTGAATAAGATATGTGTTAAATGTCGTTATCCCTTTAAGCTCTCCATCGTAAAATCCTTATTATATTGACTAAATATAGTTAAACCTTAAGCAAAGATAATTCATCATTTAATAGATTCCTTCCCCTTATTTTTCCCAGTTATATACCCTCCACTCGAACATGGGTGATATGTTCCGTAGCGAGCAGATGGCCCTGTGCCAGCTGTTCATCCAGCCGGAGGCGGCGTACGCCTCCATTGCCGAGCTGGGCGAGAGTGGATGTGTTCAGTTCCGCGATCTGAACGACGAGGTCAGTGCCTTTCAGAGGAAGTACGTCACCGAGGTGCGGCGATGTGATGACATGGAGCGGCGCCTGCGGTTCGTGGAGTCCGAGATGAAGAAGGACGAGGTCAAGTTGCCGCTACTCAAGCCGGAGGAGGAGCCGAGTGCCCCCAATCCCCGCGAGGCCGTTGACCTCGAGGCCCAGCTGGAGAAGACCGACAACGAGCTGCGCGAAATGTCCGCCAATGGGGCCAGCCTGGATGCCAACTTCCGGCACATGCAGGAACTCAAGTACGTGCTGGAGAACACCGAGGGCTTCTTCTCGGACCAGGAAGTCATTAATCTGGACGTCAACCGAACACTCGACCCCGAGGACCCGGCGAATCTCCAGGGAGCAGCTCAAAGGGGCCAACTGGCCTTTGTGGCTGGTGTGATTAAGCTGGAGAGATTCTTCAGCTTCGAACGGATGCTGTGGCGCATTTCCAGGGGAAACATCTTCCTGCGGAGAGCCGACATCGACGGACTTGTGGACGACGAGGAGACCGGACGACCGGTGCTGAAGACCGTCTTTGTGGCCTTCTTCCAGGGAGAGCAGCTGAAGCAGAGGATCAAGAAGGTCTGCACGGGCTACCATGCCGCAGTCTACCCATGTCCCAGCTCACATGCCGAGCGAATGGATATGATCAGGGACGTGAATGTCCGTCTGGAGGACCTCAAGATGGTCCTCAGCCAGAGTGCCGATCATCGCAGCCGAGTCTTGAACTCTGCCTCCAAGCACTTGCCACGCTGGTCGATCATGGTGCGCAAAATGAAGGCCATCTACCACATCCTGAACTTCTTCAACCCCGATGTGACGGGCAAGTGCCTGATAGGCGAGGGTTGGGTGCCCACCAATGACATTACCACGGTCCAAAATGCCCTAGCTCGAGCCTCCAAAATCTCGGAGAGCTCCATTCCGGCATTCATGAATGTGATCGAGACAAACGAAATGCCTCCGACATACACGAGGACTAATAAGTTCACTAATGGATTCCAGAATCTGGTGGACTCGTATGGCATGGCTTCATATAGAGAGGTTAATCCTGCTCTGTACGCCTGCATCACATTCCCCTTTTTGTTCGCCGTGATGTTCGGAGATCTGGGACACGGCCTGATCCTCTTGCTATTCGCCTCCTGGCTGATCATCAAGGAGAAACAGCTGGCCTCGATCAAGGAGGAGATCTTCAACATATTCTTCGGCGGCCGATACATCATCTTCCTCATGGGCATCTTCTCCATTTACACTGGCTTCATATACAACGACGTGTTCTCAAAGTCCATGAATATTTTCGGGTCCGGTTGGCACATGAACTATACAAGGGCAACGGTGGAAGACGATAGTCTAAAGTACATAACTCTGAGGCCCAACGATACTGTTTACAAGACCTATCCCTTTGGCATGGATCCCATTTGGCAGCTGGCCGACAACAAGATCATCTTCCTGAACACTTTCAAGATGAAGCTGTCCATCATTGTGGGGGTTCTACACATGATCTTCGGAGTCTCCATGTCGGTGGTTAACTTTGTCTACTACAAGAAGTATGCCAGTATTTTCCTGGAGTTCCTGCCGCAAGTTCTCTTCCTTCTCCTGCTGTTCGGATACATGGTCTTCATGATGTTCTTTAAGTGGGTCGTCTACAACGACACCGTCGAAGGACCTCTTTCGCCAGCATGTGCTCCATCTATCCTGATCCTGTTTATCAACATGATTCTGCAGGGCAGCCAGGACACCCCGGAGCCCTGCGAGGAGTTCATGTTCGAGGGCCAGAAGACCCTGCAGCAGGTCATGGTCATCATAGCCGTCATCTGCATTCCCTGGATGCTTTTGGGCAAGCCCCTGTACATCATGTTCAAGCGCAGAATGAGCGGAGCGCCGCCGCCAAAGCCAGAGggtggaggaggagaaggTCATGGCGATGACGACGAAATGGGCGAGATCTTCATCCACCAGGCCATCCACACCATCGAGTATGTCCTGAGTACAGTCTCCCACACGGCCTCGTACCTCCGATTGTGGGCCTTGTCCCTGGCTCACGCACGTAAGTCAATTCATCATTACTCTTTAACACGCATTTATTAAATTtaggatttttattttaaccgTTTATGTTAATGTAGTGAATGTTCCATATCCGTTTAGAAATCTTATGCAGgctaaaaataatttgttaaattaagCTTTTTCTGGTTCTTAAAATAGTATAATAATTTCTATCAGCAAGTTGCTGCTATAACAAAAACAGATAAGAACCTAATAACATATTTTTCTATATGGGCAATGCCCACAGATTTTATAAATAGTaataaagaatttattattgaCGATTTGATTGGATACAATTGGataaaactttattaattgaaaataccatATATTGTCAATTAATGAAAGTTAAGTAAAAAAATAGATAtcaaacaatttataaaatacCTGATAAGGTTTAAAATGAAATTGCCTTAAAAATATCTTACCTAATGTATTATGACTTCCCCTTTTTGCAGAGCTCTCCGAAGTGCTGTGGAACATGGTGTTCTCCATGGGCTTCAAGTTCGATAGCTACCTCGGTGGCCTTCTCATCTTTGTGTTCTTTGGGGCCTGGGCGCTGCTCACAGTTGGTATCCTGGTGCTCATCGAAGGACTCTCGGCCTTCCTGCACACTTTGCGTTTGCATTGGTGAGACTGGATTAATGAACGATTTTTTTCAGATCCGTACTAACTGACCTCTTTTTTTCAGGGTGGAGTTCATGAGCAAGTTCTATGAGGGCGCTGGTTACGCCTTTGAGCCTTTTGCCTTTAAGACCATCCTGGATGCCAGCGAGGATGACTAGCTTGGCAGGGGTCAAAGGAGACAGACAGGGCGCAGGACGCACTTCCTTAAAGCATTTTCCGATATTTCGTTCGGTTTCCTTCGTTTTTTCACGGAAAAATAAATTTCGTTTGATATGCATACAGAACCTAGTGTTTCTCTCTTCCTGGCTCATTTCTGGTTTTGTCAGCCGACGACAAATGTTTGGCATATGCTTTTTGACAGTTTCGCTTTGGTCATCCAAGTGACAACTGCAGACATCCTCTAGTACAGACATTTCGTCTGTACATACCCATACAGACTGCACATTTTCGAAACAATCTCAAAGCAAATTGCCCGATATCCTCAAAAGAAAGTTTGCTCTGATAAGTGTGTGTGTACGATTTTTTGTCATAAGAAAAGTTGTCATATGCTGAAATTATGTTGTCAGTTCGACTGTCCATTGGGCATTGAGTTGTGAAATTGGACACTGgacaatttaaataataatagtatGACAAATCGCATCAAGCTGTTTGATTATATCTCAATGTCCTTCTGTCAATGGCTGCAAAAGAGTAAACTAAGTGAAACAGAAAATCATAGAAAATAATATCCAGTTTGTAGAAAGACAGCTATTAAAACAGCATTCATCAATTTCCTTAATATTAAGTGCCGTTACTCGTAGACCAATAGGGTATATTGTATTTCTGGctttataaagtatatattatcttgatcaggatc is a genomic window of Drosophila suzukii chromosome 2L, CBGP_Dsuzu_IsoJpt1.0, whole genome shotgun sequence containing:
- the Vha100-5 gene encoding V-type proton ATPase 116 kDa subunit a 1, yielding MGDMFRSEQMALCQLFIQPEAAYASIAELGESGCVQFRDLNDEVSAFQRKYVTEVRRCDDMERRLRFVESEMKKDEVKLPLLKPEEEPSAPNPREAVDLEAQLEKTDNELREMSANGASLDANFRHMQELKYVLENTEGFFSDQEVINLDVNRTLDPEDPANLQGAAQRGQLAFVAGVIKLERFFSFERMLWRISRGNIFLRRADIDGLVDDEETGRPVLKTVFVAFFQGEQLKQRIKKVCTGYHAAVYPCPSSHAERMDMIRDVNVRLEDLKMVLSQSADHRSRVLNSASKHLPRWSIMVRKMKAIYHILNFFNPDVTGKCLIGEGWVPTNDITTVQNALARASKISESSIPAFMNVIETNEMPPTYTRTNKFTNGFQNLVDSYGMASYREVNPALYACITFPFLFAVMFGDLGHGLILLLFASWLIIKEKQLASIKEEIFNIFFGGRYIIFLMGIFSIYTGFIYNDVFSKSMNIFGSGWHMNYTRATVEDDSLKYITLRPNDTVYKTYPFGMDPIWQLADNKIIFLNTFKMKLSIIVGVLHMIFGVSMSVVNFVYYKKYASIFLEFLPQVLFLLLLFGYMVFMMFFKWVVYNDTVEGPLSPACAPSILILFINMILQGSQDTPEPCEEFMFEGQKTLQQVMVIIAVICIPWMLLGKPLYIMFKRRMSGAPPPKPEGGGGEGHGDDDEMGEIFIHQAIHTIEYVLSTVSHTASYLRLWALSLAHAQLSEVLWNMVFSMGFKFDSYLGGLLIFVFFGAWALLTVGILVLIEGLSAFLHTLRLHWVEFMSKFYEGAGYAFEPFAFKTILDASEDD